A region of the Yarrowia lipolytica chromosome 1C, complete sequence genome:
ATGAGCCGAGACATTAGGGATATTGATGCCGGATTTGGACGAGACAGTTCCCGTTCTCGTGAACTCCGGGAGGAGTCGCGTCATCGTAAATCTCGTGACAGTCCTCGTGAAGTGACAAAGGCTTCGCCTGTCTCTTCTCAGCTAGATGCTGAGTTATTGGCTCTTCTCAAGCCCTCAACTCCCCCTCTCCCTTCGACCAAGACCGAAGACAACGAACTCATGGGTCTTTTGAAGGGCGGTAGTGAGTGGAGACCCAGAAAGAGTGCAAAGCCCAAATCTGAGCACAAGCCCAAGGTCGAGGTCCAAACCAATCAGCCTGTTAACGAGCTCATGTCTCTGTTGAAGAGCCCTTCTGCTGTTTCTTCAACCACCGCCACTCCTACCACCCCTCATCCCAACCCTGTTCCTGTTCAAGCAGTTCAATCTGGATCGAGTGAGCTGTTGAGCATGCTGAAGGGtaaccagcagcaacagccgCATTACCAACAGCAGAAGGCTCAACATCAACCTCTGGCTCAGCCTAAAAATGAGCTCTTGGACATGTTGAAGGGGAGTGGACCATCCGAGGTTCAAAGCCCAGTtcagcctcagcctcctcagtcGTCTCAGCAGCCCAACGAGCTTCTGCAGATGCTCAAGGATGCTGGATCCGGTGGCTCTCCTGCCCCCGTGCAGCAACCTGCTTTCCAAGACCCTGCCATTGTGCAACAGTCCAAGCCCTCCGCTTCGGGGTCGCTTCtgtccttgttgaaccGTGGTAAGTAGATATGAGTAGTAGTGAATGGTATGAGATATGAAAGAGATAGTGTTGGATGCGGTGGTATACAGTATAGCACCAAACAGTACAATATTGTAGCTTGATGAGTGGATGTCTTGATCAAGATTGAACCATCTATTGAGGATTGGTCATGGAAGTTGTCAATTAGTCTGCGGAATGTTTTCTGTTCCAAGGTACAAGACGCTTCTAAGACAGTTATGGACTTTTCTGGACAAACTACGGCCCAGTTGGAGGAGTAAGGGTCCAAGTCGTGGAGCTTGTAGCGTTGAAATGTTCGTGAGAAAGACATCGTTGAACTCCGCTGTTGTTGAAAATGACTGTTGTAAAGATCAGCCGTTGATGTCGTCTTCCAACAATATTCTTACGCTCGTATTGATACTGCTGAAGAGCAAGGGGAACTTTCCGCTGATGAAACCCTCAATATGTATGAACGGTTGGCACCCAGGGTATACTGACGGGTAGGCGACTCAGGACGGAACCGTccatcaacttcttcaGAAATGAGCAGATGGTTATGACAAGTTCCCCTAGACAAGTCAGTAGCCTATCATCCTCGAAAGTGGTTTCTAAGTCGACTTTACTAAAGAGgttctgcttctggaggcTGTGAAACTCCGAGTCGTAATACTCCGAGTCGTACTCCGAGTCGTACTCCGAGTCGTACCTCAAGTCGCACAGAGACTACCTGACTCGAGCTGACTGAATCACGAACAAGTGAGGTTCTTTCGTTTGCCATGTTGACTGGACATGATGACGGGCGACACCATCTCTCTCCAGCGCATACACCCACCCTCGACTGACTTTTACACAGTTCCGACAGGAAGAGGTGGGTGGGTAAGAAGAAATCTGCATCCTATATGCCTTGAAGCCAGAGAAGCACACACCTTCAAAGGGACCTAGCTGTTGCACTAACGTATCCAAGGCTGTTCCGGGATCGCATGGTACTGGCAGCGCGTACAGACAGCGCGTACAGGCAGCATGTATTGACAGCGTAGTGCTACTCTGATATCAAAAGACGATGGAATGGATCCACAACAACTAAGGTGCCCAGGCTACAATAGCAGAGGCGGTGTCCTCGGACGGCTTCTTCAGCCAGTCAGAGGGGGAGAGAGGCAAGTGGGTAGAAGACTTTCTCACCGAAGAAGACTACCTCAGTGATTTCAACAATAACGAGAGTCCCACCGATCCTGAagtcgaggaggagtcaGACGCTTTGTCCAACTTCGACGTTGGTCTCGAAAAGCTCTCATGATTGAAGAAATCAACCTCAGAACACCCACAGGCTCATACACCGAGCTGAATCAACTTGGGACGAGCCCATTGGTAGTCCTGAGCAAGTCAAGACGGCCCCCTCTTCTACCTTCTCGGCTTCAACTGAGTGGGAAGAATGTGACATCGAGACCCAGTTCACCTCATCTCTGGACTCACCAAATGCCATTCACTACTGCCACCTGTCTCTAGCCCAGCCATCTGGAGAAAATCAAGACAAGCGTGGAAAGCTGCTTTTTGACAAAAAAACCTGCTTCAAGAAGGTCACTGGCAGCAAATGGTCATTCGTTCATCGACCCAGGGTTCGTGATtccgtactgtactgtaggtaaCTAGGCTCGGAGGATATAGTTAATATGGCGGCCAATTCAATGATCGTATCGTAAACTCATCTATTGCTCTATGGCAGTCTACTACATCCTCTCTTGAACGCGGTATCTTGTATGCAACGACACATGTTGATAGACGAATGGCACAATTGCTGAACCAGACCGTGTATCCAATGCGATTGCACGCGGTGTCGTGGAATAATTGTTGAACTAGACCGTGTAACCAACGCGATTGCACACGGTGGGCCCCCTCTTTCGACTCATAGAGACAATCGACTCTCCACTTTACAGGCCGCTGAACTTATCCAACGCCTCGCCAATCTGCACCGTTTCGACGCACTGGTTGATGGCGTTggcaacctcctcctccgtgCCGCTGGCGTCCACGGTGATACAGTTTCGCTGTGCGACTTCGTGGAACAGCGCCGCGACTCGTTTCTGGAAAGCAATCTTTTCGTACCGTTCTTCGCCATAGGCTCCTCTTTGGCTGGCCACCTCGGGGCTGACGGTCAGAAACAAGGTGATATCCGGCACAGGCAGACCCAGATCGGGGTTTGTGCACCATTGTCGctccagacccttggcCTGGGTGTACACAATGCCGGAGATGTAGTACCGGTCCAACACCACGTTTTCGCCCTTTTCCAGAAGCGCCTTGATATCCTCAATGCGTTCCCATCGATTCGCCGAGAACAACAGGTGGATCGCCTGGTCAGACAGAGCCACCCCAGAAGTCAGGTACTGGTTGATGATCTGGCCCATGGGTGTGGATCGGTCGGGGAACTTGAAGAGATGCGTCTTGTTTCCGGTAGTTTCCGTGAGATGGGCGACCAGCCGGTCACATTGCGTCGATTTGCCGCTGCGGTCGAGCCCCTCAATGGCAATAAAACGTCCTCTCATGGCGCGTGTTAGCGTGGAGATAAAGTGTAGTGTAACACACCAATTAATGCACCTGGAGTctattactgtagcttAATAATATATGGCAATATTAGAATTAAGTAAGTTCTAAATAAAATCCAACTAAATTAAATGCATGTGATTAAGGAATGGCGATATTAGTAAGCAAAACAAGAGGCGCAGGGGGATTGAGGAGCtttccacgtgactgcaCACATAGGTAAtatgatcacgtgacgcccAAAACGCACTTCCGGCTGATCTGGTATGCGTTGTTCCATCGCGTATTGGATGTTAGTTTAATAATTGATTTTTCTGCCAAACTCAAAATATGCATATTAGTGATTTTATTTctaatttatttatttttagttttttttttaccaTCTAACTGAGTATGAAGGACTTCGGTATCCAGCGGTTCGAAAAGAGTCCCAATCAGCTCCTCGAGAGCCTCTCGTTGTTCATAATCGCCTCGATTGATATACGCCAGCGCGTAGCGGTTTAATTGGGGATATCAATGATTTTGGCAGATCCTGGTATCCATTTTTGGGTGTTTGGTGTCATGACAAGTTCAGATTTTGGGTTTGACATTTTCTATATATTTTAGCTTTCATTTTTTACCCAAATTGTTTCACATTTTTAGTCGTTTTTATGTCCTCCGACATAGTGAACCAatacttcttcttgatagAGGAAAAAACCGCTGATGATATATATTATTCCACGAAATATTCCCCTCCGCCCGTCGATTTGGAACTCACTAAAGGCTCAACAGAATTGTTAGAATCCCGGTGGATGTCTGGTCTTAATAACTAAAACATTCCAATATCCCAACTATATTTAAACCTCATGTTAAGTAATCCCAACAAAACCTACACATTTTGAACTAACTCCAACTGGACATACACTCAAAAGAATACCAATCAAAACAGCCGGGTTTCCCAGTCATTGTGCTGATACAAGTGCTCCAAACCACAAGTGCCGTACAGTATCACGTTTTGCAACTAAAGGTTTTAAgtttttccttttttccttttttaGTATTTTaatattattttttttttattctaatgttttttttttttttctattgacatgtttttttttttttattctaatgtTCATTACAgcccttttttttattttaatgattcatttttttttttttttttttttattctaatgattcattatATTTTTTCACCGGCTTAATCACAGTTGGTCGTATACGGTGAACCTTGACCCCATCTCAAGGGCGTCTGGTGTAGTTTGGTTATCACAATGCGCTTAGCATCGCGAGGTCCCCGGTCGATTCCGGTGTCgtccagtcacgtgccagtcacgtgttttttgtttctttcAGGTACGATATTTTTGCTTCGTTAAACAAATGCCGTCTGAGTAGTTGGAACAAATAGGGTCTAAACAAATGTCTTTCTGTTTAGTTGGGATAAGGCCTGTTAATAGTTGAGTTTGGTTGATCTGGACACTGGAACTCCTCTCAAACATGAGAGACGAGATGGGTCGCTCATTAAATACATATTGATGTTTGACTAATGTAATTATTGCGATTGTTGTGATTGTTGCCATTATTTAGCCGTATCATTTTTCTTAGTCAAAGTATTGGCAAAGAAATGCCCAGGTGTTTGATGATCTCTAGACTCTGAATACTGAACAATAATGGTCAATTTAATGCATGTTGAATTCGGAATCGTCAACTGAGTGTGGTACTACATTGCGCGAATGTTTACTAGGCAGGGAGGAGAGGTCGACAAGTCCGTGTTCTGTTGATCATTCGGGATACTGGCTCGCAAGAGAACGTCACGATTGGCATATGACCAACTAACGGAGCACTCGGAGTCACGAAAGAGTTAGTCGAGTTGGACGGCGAACTCGAGATCAGGAAAGAGGTTTAGTCGACTGGAGGTAGCGGTTTGAGACAGTACCAGCAAAAATTCGACAAAAGTCCAACAGATTTCAGCCTAACAGCCGAGATCTCAGTCCAACAGCTGCGAAATCAGTCCAACAGCTGCGAAATCAGTCCAACAGTTGCGATATCAGTCCAATTGGGGACTCCAGTCCAAATTCGACGACCTGAACACTCGGCGACTCATTGAAATACCGGTTGGTGTTTCTGGACAGGTGTCAATGGACGATTCGTGGAGAAAGCTCACTTGTGGAGATGGGTATCTGGAGACACCGAAAGAGATCAACCTGTAGGTATTGTTTTGAATGCTTCTCTGCGTGGTTGCGCACCCGCTCTATCCTTCGAACACAGGCCCCAGGGTGATGTGGGATATGGTCAATGAGATGTTTGCCAACAAGTACCAACTTCGTGAAGACGAAGATCCACCTTCCACCTTGGTGATGGGCCAGAGACGCGAAGGACGAcatccaacaacaacaacaacaacaacaacaacaacaaccgcagcagcagaaacgATACGAGGACTGCGCTTCTGAGGCTGGAAACAGCAGTGTTCAGCTTATGGTCAACGAGAAACACAATCTCGCTCCGGACTGCTACAAGCCGTCTAAGACTACACAATGCTAACAGACGAATGTAGGTCTTAGATGGAAGGGGTCTAAGCTCATCGGAAAGAACTCCTCGGATACCTCCGAGTGTGCAGCCCACAATTATAGGGTCGAGACTGAAGTCAGGATGCAGTCGTCGAGATCGCCGAATTGAGCAGTGTCAGGAACCTGAACAGCTGAATGAAGATGCCGAAATGAGAGCTAGAATTAAGCCGAAAGAGCTGGAACTGGAACTGGAGCTGGAATTGGAGAGTGACGATTCCCTACAAGTTGGCAATGGTACTGGCCCAGTCATTCTCTGTCTATTTCATCGAAGAGCATCTGTGGGGTGAGTACTACCCTGTAGTACATTGTGCTGTGTCCTTGTGGATTAGTGCCACTCTAGAGGCTATATAGACAGCAATGGTATACCATTCGCACAGCAGTTTCACTGTATAGTACACCATGGGACTCTGATCCTCTCTACCGAGGTCTGGTTGGTTTTGACAGGCGTTTTTATCAGGCGTTTTTATCAGGCGTTTTTATCAGGCGTTTTTATCAGGCGTTTTTGTCAGGCGTTTCAATCAGACATACAATCAGACGATTCGGTGCATCAATCATGCTTGTAAGATGAGGATAGTCAACATGCTCCCCAAGGACATGACCCTATCGGCCATTTGACGAGCGGGTCCCATTTTTGTCTTTGTTTTCAGTTTTGTCAGTTTGTCAGTTTGTCAGGttcgtctttttttttttttttttttttttttttttttttttttgtttcgATGTCGCTTTTTATCGTTTTTATGCTTCTCGTTTTCATGCCATTCTTGTCAACTAAAGGCTAACAAATTGCGCTTCAAATCGGCCAAAGCTAGTTGTCGCCTCAAGGAATTCCAAGCCAAGACCGGCCAAGAACAGGGTAGGGAGAGAAGTAAGCGGACTGCTTGCGGTCAAACTCGCCGATGGAAACAGCGGGTGGAGCGAGATGTTTCCGATTGCCACCGAAAAACGCGCTCAATCCAACATCGGTCTAGACCCACCGTCTGTCTGACGATATTGCCACATGTCCACCTGCACCCGAATCACCTCCTCCCGAAAACAATAAAAGCctaaatcacgtgaccccagGGAACGCTAATCTGGGTCTTTAtttttgtatatatttttttgatttttgttTGTCTGTGCCGAGACAGGGTCTGGCGGGGATGGGAACAAGAATGAAGCGGAAAAAGCGGCCACAAGAATTGAACTGAGGATAGGTGGGCGGATGAACTAAAAGTAGTGGGCGGACAGGACTGTAGGGAAGAGTGGCCAATATGAGAACCCGCAAGTGTTCATACCCGCAGAAGTTCATACCCACATGATCAACCCGCAGATGTCAACCTGGAGGTCAACCTGCAGACGTCAACCTGCAGATGATCAACCTGCAGTGGTCAACCTGCAGATGGTCGACACCTGCAGATGGTCAATCTTGCAGATGGTATAGACAATTGTCAATGGATTCGCCCTAGACTCAAAATATCGCCATCTGAACTGTGAATTTGAAGAATTCCATCTCGATTTGTCTGAAGAATCCCTAGATTCGTCTGAAGAATTCCACCTCGATTCATTTAAGGAGCATCTCGATTCATCTCTCTAGCATCTCGACTATCTAAAGAGGTTGGACTTGCACCTACGAACCTCCGCCAGTGCACCAAAGGAACAGCAGATATCTATAGCCGGTACGTACTCACcgatacaagtattcgCGCATATTCTCACATATTCACACAACACTCATTCTTGCTGGTGCATGTCCTGATGCATAGACAGAATGTCGGATCTACACACCACTTACAGCGCTGGGATCACATACCATGACTAATCCACTTATGACTAATACAAAAACAAGACCAAACGACAACCATCCCCCGAAAACAAGACGACACAAGAAAACCAACCGAATATCCTCAAAAACATACCCGATCAACCGCCCCCGAACCTCCCCCCTCTCGTATTACCCCACCTGTCGCCTGACACGCTAAACCTAGATTTCCCCACACGATGCATCGGTGAAACGTGGGGAGGTGTCAAtccaaaaaacaaagaACCAAACAAAAACCACCAAAcgaaaaaacaccaaacGAAAAAACCAAAGATAAAAACCGCTCGCATCTTCCACTCACACCATACGTACATCGTAGACGTGACGGAGCGACCCCGGAGATGGACCCCGGAATAGATGCGACAATAGCCCGGCAATAGACCCGGCAA
Encoded here:
- a CDS encoding uncharacterized protein (Compare to YALI0C13332g, no similarity), which encodes MIEEINLRTPTGSYTELNQLGTSPLVVLSKSRRPPLLPSRLQLSGKNVTSRPSSPHLWTHQMPFTTATCL
- a CDS encoding uncharacterized protein (Compare to YALI0C13354g, similar to Saccharomyces cerevisiae CDC8 (YJR057W); ancestral locus Anc_1.504, similar to uniprot|P00572 Saccharomyces cerevisiae YJR057w CDC8 dTMP kinase), giving the protein MRGRFIAIEGLDRSGKSTQCDRLVAHLTETTGNKTHLFKFPDRSTPMGQIINQYLTSGVALSDQAIHLLFSANRWERIEDIKALLEKGENVVLDRYYISGIVYTQAKGLERQWCTNPDLGLPVPDITLFLTVSPEVASQRGAYGEERYEKIAFQKRVAALFHEVAQRNCITVDASGTEEEVANAINQCVETWRVDCLYESKEGAHRVQSRWLHGLVQQLFHDTACNRIGYTVWFSNCAIRLSTCVVAYKIPRSREDVVDCHRAIDEFTIRSLNWPPY